The window tataagtatatttgatatatttcatttttaattataatctcaCTAAAAACTGTCAAATTGTGTTAtggatttaaatgaaaaaaaaaacacatattatcatactaataacaaataaatattgcttaacttatttcttagtttttgtgtattttttcatAGTTAAATAAATCTGTGTACGCAATATTGAGCATATTGTATTTCAGAAGTTTTCGGACATTCAAAGGAGTCTGACTATGACgggtattataattataaaatttatgatccTACTTAACATTTAGCATCAAAATATTGTACTTTTAGAAGTCTTCCCTCTTCCAATCCCGGATCAGTTGAGTATTACTTACCAACGATTTATTGTCCCCATACTTTTTCTCCACTTAAAATCAAAGTCTTCATTTTCGTTAGAGTCCAGAAGATATTTCCTAAGTTACTCATATTTCTAGTCACTATTGACTCTTTCATTTTGCTGCTTTTATCACGTTACACAATGGCATATCTTTTACATTatattatttgtctttttaataAGTGATAGGCATACAGCAATGATATATACTAATAGCCAAAAATCAAGGACTTGTTATTAAAGCCAAAGCGTACATTTTTTACCTCTGATATTTGGAAGATTGACTTGGAAACTTAGATTTCGTCCTAAAGTAGACAATAcgtttaaaaagttttattaaaaCAAGATAGTAGTATATTGCACACGCACAAAACCAGTGCCCTAATATGTGGAGCCTTTTAACAAAATTCCCCTCTAGGCTCTCTTATTCCTTTTGGTAGGACTAATCACAGTTACAAAGAATGCGGGCACAGATTATGTTATGAATTCATGACTTTCCTTCCAAGAAGTGTACTTAATCATCCAAATTGGTAGGGGGTGTTCTGTAATATGCTGGCACAGTTACTGGGAAGAACATTTGTCTAATTCCTTCAGCCTTGATAATGGGGAAAATGATAGCAGATGCACCCTGAAAATGCCAAGAacaagattgattcaaaatcataaattttgttGTACCATTAACTGATATTTTGGGAGCAATTCTTGTATGACCACAACACTTACGGACTCAagtaatcaaaattcaaaatataaagacCGTATTGATTTATTGGAATATTAAACACTCTACGTTTATGTAAGGTTGGTTTGGTGGTGAAGAGAGAAGAGGTGGTGGGTTTGAATCCTCtctctaacaaaaattaacatacacacaattaatatttgttgataaaaaaaaaactctactcGTGCAAGAATTGTTCATAATTTGTAATACGATATTGTTGCAGCTAAGATTATGATTGATATGTGAAAGATTATGTCTACAAGAAATGCAAGAAATACTCACGGAAATCAATCTAGCTCCAATCCACATGCGTTTTGGAGAAGGGAATGGTATGAGTAAGCGACCAACGCCATATATAGCCACGGCAAAGAAGTGGAGAACCAAGCTTAATGGACGAGGATTTAGACCAGAGAGTAGAGCTATTGGTCCATCTGAGAAAACACCTCCAAGGCTTAAATAATCAAAACATGCCTGGCGCATTTCCTTACTAGCTGGGTCAGGGGATGCACAAAACACCTTGTACAGTGCCCCAGCTAGTGTGTTTATTGTAGATGCCACTGGCTGCAAAACACAATCAGGAACTACATTAAATTTGGTCAAACCAATACTGATAAACCATGACAAAGGTTAAGAAAACAATGTAAAGGTTTCTTACAagattattcaattaaaatttgtcaagtaaaataaacttgttaacttttataataaataccaAAGTCGTAGTATATACTAAGGAACTAGGATGTTTTCTAATTAGTtgataaaatatacttttattctATCCGTGCGTGCATGACTATTGAACTCTTAATATTCACCTTGCGCAGGGTGTAGAATGATTCAAGATATTTGCAAAGAGCATTAGCATCATGCAGATCATGCAGGGGTCTAAGAAGGTTCCTTAGCAAAACAATGTCAGACAAAGCCACAGTCATTCCCCCTCCGGTTAAAGGGTGACGCATGTTGAAGGCATCTCCCATGAGAAGGGCGCCAGGTGTAGGATAAGGAGATGCAGGCATGCTTCTGTTTGGCATGCTTCTCATGTTTCCTTTCTCAACTGCTGCTATAAAAGACTCACGCAGCTCTGGAGGAACCTGAAACACACAATTTCTTCCATTAGTTGAATTGAAGAATATGTTCCTTGTTTTGAATACTAAGCCAAGCCAAAGACTACGATATATATGTACCTGGGGAGCTACTACTGTTTTCAAATAACGTGCCATGTCACCATTACCAAGGGAAGGTAATTTTTGGCCAGGAACATCAACCAAACACCGAATCTCAGAGCTACTAATTGGATAAAACAAAATGGGAGAAGGATCACTCAAGATAACGTGCCCATGGTTTGCATACGGAAGATTGCAGTTCTCTAGAACCAGACCAACAAAATGAGATGGCACATCAACCtgcataaataaatatacaaataaaccCATTTAAGTACCAGCAAACACAAATAGAAACCAACATTAGTTAGTTTGACTTCAACTCGAATTGGACTGAGAACCTTTAAATAAAGTCTCAACTTGATGTCttgtgatagaaaaaaaaaaacatgctttgaAGAGGAGACTCTACTAAAGTTGACTAACcaaattttttgacaaaaattaatcatcaataaagtcaaaatcaaataacaaggtaataaataaaagagagaacTAGCATATTTACCTTTGGGTTACAAAGAGAACGTCTCAAGTTGGAAAAACAGCCATCGCATACTATGGTGAGGGAAGCCTTAGCTGTGACCTCTTGTCCACTCTTGGATTTGTAGTTTACCC of the Glycine max cultivar Williams 82 chromosome 13, Glycine_max_v4.0, whole genome shotgun sequence genome contains:
- the LOC100796946 gene encoding squalene epoxidase 3 isoform X1; the protein is MGYEYLLGGIIASSLVLVFVVYGSVSKKMTKGSVVHAESNGGSIIRTSSENRNHHQEISETTDIIIVGAGVAGAALAYTLGKEGRRVHVIERDLTEPDRIVGELLQPGGYLKLIELGLQDCVDEIDAQQVFGYALYKDGKNTKLSYPLEKFASDVSGRSFHNGRFIQRMREKASSLPNVKLEQGTVTSLLEENGIIKGVNYKSKSGQEVTAKASLTIVCDGCFSNLRRSLCNPKVDVPSHFVGLVLENCNLPYANHGHVILSDPSPILFYPISSSEIRCLVDVPGQKLPSLGNGDMARYLKTVVAPQVHIYRSLWLGLVFKTRNIFFNSTNGRNCVFQVPPELRESFIAAVEKGNMRSMPNRSMPASPYPTPGALLMGDAFNMRHPLTGGGMTVALSDIVLLRNLLRPLHDLHDANALCKYLESFYTLRKPVASTINTLAGALYKVFCASPDPASKEMRQACFDYLSLGGVFSDGPIALLSGLNPRPLSLVLHFFAVAIYGVGRLLIPFPSPKRMWIGARLISGASAIIFPIIKAEGIRQMFFPVTVPAYYRTPPTNLDD
- the LOC100796946 gene encoding squalene monooxygenase SE1 isoform X2 — translated: MGYEYLLGGIIASSLVLVFVVYGSVSKKMTKGSVVHAESNGGSIIRTSSENRNHHQEISETTDIIIVGAGVAGAALAYTLGKEGRRVHVIERDLTEPDRIVGELLQPGGYLKLIELGLQDCVDEIDAQQVFGYALYKDGKNTKLSYPLEKFASDVSGRSFHNGRFIQRMREKASSLPNVKLEQGTVTSLLEENGIIKGVNYKSKSGQEVTAKASLTIVCDGCFSNLRRSLCNPKVDVPSHFVGLVLENCNLPYANHGHVILSDPSPILFYPISSSEIRCLVDVPGQKLPSLGNGDMARYLKTVVAPQVPPELRESFIAAVEKGNMRSMPNRSMPASPYPTPGALLMGDAFNMRHPLTGGGMTVALSDIVLLRNLLRPLHDLHDANALCKYLESFYTLRKPVASTINTLAGALYKVFCASPDPASKEMRQACFDYLSLGGVFSDGPIALLSGLNPRPLSLVLHFFAVAIYGVGRLLIPFPSPKRMWIGARLISGASAIIFPIIKAEGIRQMFFPVTVPAYYRTPPTNLDD